A genomic region of Papaver somniferum cultivar HN1 chromosome 7, ASM357369v1, whole genome shotgun sequence contains the following coding sequences:
- the LOC113298420 gene encoding uncharacterized PKHD-type hydroxylase At1g22950-like — MSLDGSVERRRSEPSSMQINGSNGNANENGGSSMMLYSPTSPSPQSQSQSHQRLRLNPNTDHNPENYEDLKLGFNPCIFSSLERYLPPSMLTVTRHLKVQYMNDILARYLPQGERIRVQRHREYRQKIIANYQPLHRELYTMDPATFFVQSFVEAINKNTEESLRSIISEPSPGVYTFEMLHQDFCKMLLSEVDNFEKWVSESKFRIMRPNTMNKYGAVLDDFGLETMLDKLMDDFVRPISKVFFPEVGGPTLDSHHGFVVEYGKDRDVDLGFHVDDSEVTLNVCLGKQFSGGDLFFRGIRCDKHVNTESQPEESFDYSHVAGQAVLHRGRHRHGARATRSGHRINLLLWCRSSAFRELKKYQKDFSAWCGECQREKRERQRKSVAETKQELLRREGDNTVA; from the exons ATGTCTCTAGATGGGTCTGTAGAACGAAGAAGAAGTGAACCATCGTCGATGCAGATTAATGGTAGTAATGGAAATGCTAATGAGAATGGTGGTTCATCCATGATGCTATACTCTCCTACTTCTCCATCTCCTCAGTCTCAATCTCAGTCTCATCAAAGGCTTAGGTTAAATCCAAACACTGATCACAACCCTGAGAACTACGAAGATCTCAAGCTCGGATTCAATCCCTGTATTTTCTCTTCTCTAGAGCGTTACTTACCCCCTAGTATGCTCACTGTCACCCGCCACCTTAAGGTTCAGTACATGAACGACATTTTGGCTCGTTATTTGCCTCAAGGAGAACGCATCAGA GTCCAGAGGCACAGAGAATACAGGCAAAAAATAATAGCAAACTATCAG CCATTGCATAGAGAGCTGTACACTATGGATCCTGCAACTTTTTTTGTTCAATCATTTGTTGAAGCAATCAATAAAAATACAGAAGAGAGTTTAAGAAGTATAATATCTGAGCCCTCACCAGGAGTGTATACGTTCGAAATGCTCCATCAGGATTTCTGTAAAATGTTGCTATCTGAG gtggaTAATTTTGAAAAGTGGGTGAGTGAATCCAAGTTCAGAATCATGCGTCCAAATACAATGAATAAATATGGTGCTGTTCTTGATGATTTTGGATTGGAAACCATGCTCGACAAGCTTATGGACGACTTCGTACGTCCCATATCTAAAG TGTTCTTTCCTGAAGTTGGTGGGCCCACTCTAGATTCTCATCATGGTTTTGTTGTTGAATATGGAAAAGACAGGGATGTTGACTTGG GCTTTCACGTGGATGACTCTGAAGTCACTTTGAATGTGTGCTTGGGTAAGCAATTTTCCGGTGGTGACTTGTTCTTTCGAGGAATTCGCTGTGACAAGCACGTAAATACCGAATCTCAGCCTGAG GAATCCTTTGATTATTCCCATGTTGCTGGACAAGCGGTGCTTCATCGTGGTCGGCATAGGCATGGTGCCAGGGCGACTAGATCAGGGCATAGGATTAACTTACTCCTTTGGTGCAGAAG TTCAGCTTTTAGGGAGCTAAAAAAGTACCAGAAGGATTTTTCTGCCTGGTGTGGTGAGTGCCAACGTGAAAAGAGAGAAAGACAGCGGAAGTCAGTTGCAGAAACCAAGCAG GAATTACTGAGGAGAGAAGGAGACAACACTGTGGCTTGA